The following are from one region of the Hydrogenophaga sp. BPS33 genome:
- the ectB gene encoding diaminobutyrate--2-oxoglutarate transaminase has translation MNIFEQFESEVRGYCRSFPTVFSSAKGSWMTNTAGERYLDFFAGAGVLNYGHNPDKIKQALLGYLMRDGITHTLDMYSQAKQRFIERFHEVILQPRGLHYKFQFPGPTGTNAVEAALKLARKVTGREQVVGFTNAFHGMTLGALAVTGNSFKRAGAGVPLGHTASVPFDGYMGQDIDTLNYFEAMLHDNGSGMDTPAAVIVETVQAEGGVNVASVEWLRRLRQITQAHGIVLIVDDIQVGCGRTGSFFSFEEAGIVPDIVTLSKSLSGYGLPLALVLIKPELDQWAPGEHNGTFRGHCPAFVTATAALTFWEDGRLQQAVAKKERMVQKQLQKMVAKHVPGAQVRGRGLIWGVEFGDAGLAARVSKACFERGLIIETAGIDDQVLKLLPSLTITEEELQHGLGVIESSLVAVLTGKDGAPTGEAHALAEAA, from the coding sequence ATGAACATCTTTGAACAATTCGAATCCGAAGTGCGCGGCTACTGCCGCAGCTTCCCCACCGTCTTCAGCAGCGCCAAGGGCTCCTGGATGACCAACACGGCAGGAGAGCGCTACCTCGACTTCTTCGCCGGCGCGGGCGTGCTGAACTACGGCCACAACCCCGACAAGATCAAGCAAGCCTTGCTGGGCTATCTCATGCGCGACGGCATCACCCACACGCTGGACATGTACAGCCAGGCCAAGCAGCGCTTCATCGAGCGCTTCCACGAAGTCATCCTGCAGCCGCGCGGCTTGCACTACAAGTTCCAGTTCCCGGGACCGACCGGCACCAATGCGGTGGAGGCTGCGCTCAAGCTCGCGCGCAAGGTCACCGGGCGCGAGCAGGTGGTGGGCTTCACCAATGCCTTCCACGGCATGACGCTGGGCGCACTCGCCGTCACAGGCAACAGTTTCAAGCGCGCGGGCGCCGGCGTGCCGCTGGGTCACACCGCTTCCGTGCCGTTCGACGGCTACATGGGCCAGGACATCGATACCCTGAACTACTTCGAAGCCATGCTGCACGACAACGGCAGCGGCATGGACACACCGGCGGCGGTGATCGTGGAGACGGTGCAGGCCGAGGGCGGTGTCAACGTGGCCAGCGTCGAGTGGCTGCGCCGCCTGCGCCAGATCACGCAAGCGCACGGCATCGTGCTGATCGTGGACGACATCCAGGTCGGGTGCGGGCGCACCGGCAGCTTCTTCAGTTTCGAGGAAGCCGGCATCGTGCCGGACATCGTCACGCTGTCGAAATCGCTCTCGGGCTATGGCCTGCCGCTGGCGCTGGTGCTCATCAAGCCGGAACTCGACCAATGGGCGCCGGGTGAACACAACGGCACCTTCCGGGGCCATTGCCCTGCGTTCGTCACCGCCACCGCCGCGCTCACCTTCTGGGAAGACGGGCGGCTGCAGCAAGCGGTGGCCAAGAAAGAGCGCATGGTGCAGAAGCAACTGCAGAAGATGGTGGCGAAGCACGTGCCCGGCGCGCAGGTGCGGGGTCGCGGCCTGATCTGGGGTGTCGAGTTCGGCGATGCGGGCCTTGCCGCCCGCGTGTCCAAGGCGTGTTTCGAGCGCGGTCTCATCATCGAAACCGCGGGCATCGACGACCAGGTGCTCAAGCTCCTGCCGAGCCTGACCATCACCGAAGAAGAGTTGCAGCACGGGCTCGGCGTGATCGAGTCCAGCCTGGTGGCCGTGTTGACGGGCAAGGACGGCGCACCCACGGGCGAAGCGCATGCCTTGGCGGAAGCCGCCTGA
- the ectA gene encoding diaminobutyrate acetyltransferase yields MTLKTVENPTSASVPLQFRAARPTDGASLWQIARATGTLEVNSAYFYLLFATDFGRTCLVAEQEGRPIGMVIGYRVPDDPDAAFVWQVGVLPGLQGRGLGMQLLEHWRALPALATCRYVSATVADDNPASQKLFRRFARAHDVACEERTHFTADMFPHDHAPEPLFRIGPLSHGTSPRA; encoded by the coding sequence ATGACCCTTAAGACCGTCGAGAACCCGACCTCCGCTTCCGTTCCCCTTCAATTTCGCGCAGCCCGTCCCACCGACGGTGCATCCCTGTGGCAGATCGCCAGGGCCACCGGCACGCTGGAGGTGAATTCGGCTTACTTCTACCTGCTGTTCGCGACCGACTTTGGTCGCACCTGCCTGGTGGCCGAGCAAGAAGGCAGGCCCATTGGCATGGTCATCGGTTACCGCGTGCCCGACGATCCGGACGCGGCCTTCGTGTGGCAGGTGGGCGTGCTGCCGGGCCTTCAAGGCCGAGGCCTGGGCATGCAGTTGCTGGAGCACTGGCGCGCATTGCCGGCACTGGCGACGTGCCGGTATGTGAGCGCCACCGTCGCAGACGACAACCCGGCATCGCAAAAGCTGTTTCGCCGGTTCGCGCGCGCCCATGACGTGGCTTGCGAGGAGCGAACCCATTTCACGGCCGACATGTTCCCCCACGACCATGCACCCGAACCCTTGTTTCGGATCGGTCCCTTGTCGCACGGCACCTCGCCGCGCGCCTGA
- a CDS encoding alpha/beta fold hydrolase, which produces MNTYRFPDYEVAGDADTTVFLLHGAYGSRAYFRPLIETLVLAGYRVVAWDAPGYGMSPLPEGGLSIEGLAEAAARLIEREGTRVNVVVGHSMGGIVAPLASLLAKERVHGIVVSATVATFSRKTAQDKATFAEERIGPIRRGLPFKEAALPVIRGMLAPTSCGPQVDLVVDVASGMRAETFCAAIEAIVGYDGEENLKAVSVPTLLIAGAQDKVGRPDGMRSLTGLIPHARFVCIDGAAHYAFAEQADAFNAALLAFLAALPAQSD; this is translated from the coding sequence ATGAACACATACCGATTTCCCGACTACGAGGTGGCCGGCGACGCCGATACCACAGTCTTCCTGCTGCACGGTGCGTACGGCAGCCGCGCCTACTTCCGCCCGCTCATCGAGACGCTGGTGCTGGCCGGCTACCGGGTGGTGGCCTGGGACGCGCCGGGCTATGGCATGAGCCCCTTGCCCGAAGGGGGCCTGTCCATCGAAGGCCTGGCCGAGGCCGCCGCGCGCCTGATCGAGCGCGAAGGCACGCGGGTCAATGTGGTGGTGGGCCACAGCATGGGCGGCATCGTCGCGCCGCTGGCCTCGCTGCTGGCGAAGGAGCGGGTGCACGGCATCGTGGTCTCGGCCACCGTGGCCACGTTCTCGCGCAAGACGGCGCAGGACAAGGCCACGTTCGCCGAAGAGCGCATCGGTCCGATCCGCCGCGGGCTGCCGTTCAAGGAAGCAGCCTTGCCGGTCATCCGCGGCATGCTGGCGCCGACGTCCTGCGGGCCGCAGGTGGACCTGGTGGTCGACGTGGCCTCGGGCATGCGGGCGGAGACCTTTTGCGCCGCCATCGAAGCCATCGTCGGCTACGACGGTGAAGAGAACCTGAAGGCCGTGAGCGTGCCCACGCTGCTGATCGCGGGCGCGCAGGACAAGGTCGGACGGCCCGACGGCATGCGCTCGTTGACCGGCTTGATCCCACACGCGCGCTTTGTCTGCATCGACGGCGCCGCGCACTACGCCTTCGCCGAACAGGCCGATGCATTCAATGCTGCGCTGCTGGCGTTTCTCGCCGCGCTGCCAGCCCAGAGCGATTGA
- the ehuB gene encoding ectoine/hydroxyectoine ABC transporter substrate-binding protein EhuB: MKKTSVLRRTALGLLGAVVWSTAGLASAQTTLERIREQGFIRVGFANEAPFAFANASGKLTGESPAVFEHVMKQLGVKEVDGVLTEWGSLIPGLKAGRFDAIVASMYITPKRCEQIVFAEPTYGVGEALIVKTGNPDGLTRYKDAVASGKKVAFVAGTAEIEHGKLAGMKRQQQMVVPNIAAAVAAVKSGRASAAAFTSLTAKGLADKDGSIVRAEPFTFTHNGKIYKGEGSFGFRPDDTSLRDAVNAELAKFIGTPEHLAMTAEFGFDKSNLPEKTTAQHCAGE; the protein is encoded by the coding sequence ATGAAAAAAACCTCTGTGTTGCGCCGAACGGCCCTTGGCCTGCTGGGTGCCGTGGTGTGGTCCACCGCCGGTCTGGCCAGTGCCCAGACCACGTTGGAAAGAATCCGGGAGCAAGGCTTCATCCGCGTGGGTTTCGCCAACGAGGCGCCCTTTGCGTTTGCCAATGCATCGGGCAAGCTCACGGGCGAGTCGCCCGCCGTGTTCGAGCATGTGATGAAACAACTCGGCGTCAAGGAGGTCGACGGCGTGCTGACCGAGTGGGGCTCGTTGATTCCTGGCCTGAAGGCGGGCCGCTTTGACGCCATCGTGGCATCCATGTACATCACGCCCAAGCGCTGCGAGCAGATCGTCTTCGCCGAGCCCACCTATGGCGTGGGCGAGGCGCTGATCGTGAAGACCGGCAACCCCGATGGGCTGACGCGGTACAAGGATGCCGTGGCCAGCGGCAAGAAGGTCGCCTTCGTGGCCGGCACGGCCGAGATCGAGCACGGCAAGCTGGCGGGCATGAAACGGCAGCAGCAAATGGTGGTGCCCAACATCGCGGCCGCCGTGGCGGCCGTGAAGTCGGGCCGCGCGTCGGCCGCCGCCTTCACGTCGCTCACCGCCAAGGGGCTGGCCGACAAGGACGGTTCGATCGTCCGTGCCGAGCCCTTCACCTTCACCCACAACGGCAAGATCTACAAGGGCGAAGGCTCGTTCGGTTTCCGCCCGGACGACACCAGCCTGCGCGATGCGGTCAACGCCGAGCTGGCCAAGTTCATTGGCACGCCCGAGCACCTGGCCATGACCGCGGAGTTCGGGTTCGACAAATCCAACCTGCCGGAGAAGACCACCGCGCAACACTGCGCCGGTGAATGA
- a CDS encoding GreA/GreB family elongation factor gives MQKVLDSERMLTELDFARLKNLPAAQVSTDLLDTLESLEQVPSQSIPADVVTMYSQVMVADLQTGKQQKLTLCYPADAEPHVGFISVLSPVGASLIGQRVGAIARWQTPNGDQCAAEVVELLFQPEASGDYTT, from the coding sequence ATGCAAAAAGTCCTGGACAGCGAACGCATGCTCACCGAGCTCGATTTCGCCCGCCTGAAAAACCTGCCTGCCGCGCAGGTCTCAACCGACCTGCTCGACACCCTGGAATCGTTGGAACAGGTGCCCTCGCAGTCGATTCCCGCAGACGTCGTCACGATGTATTCGCAGGTGATGGTCGCCGATCTGCAGACGGGCAAGCAGCAAAAGCTCACCCTGTGCTACCCCGCCGACGCGGAACCCCACGTGGGCTTCATCTCGGTGCTGTCGCCAGTGGGCGCGAGCCTCATCGGGCAGCGCGTGGGTGCCATCGCGCGTTGGCAGACGCCCAATGGCGACCAGTGCGCGGCGGAAGTCGTCGAGCTGTTGTTCCAGCCCGAAGCCAGCGGCGACTACACCACCTAA
- a CDS encoding IclR family transcriptional regulator, translating to MTPTLHMAAIPTHDRDFVASLAKGLSILSAFEHADVLGNQELVDLTGMPKATVSRFTGTLEKLGYLRFDEKQRKYRVGGRVLNLGSITMQKHGIQRVSAPFMQQLADELDVSVLLATREHSRMLLLDIVRPPICSVTINKQVGDLLAMETTSLGLAYLVASPTRERAAILKELQRVSSVDWPSYRADVERVHAEYKRLGFVVSRRVRGGVLSAAAVPIVSSGSEIFVLSCAAPSQQLSKARLEKRVGPRVAEAAKAIQTALRTG from the coding sequence ATGACCCCCACCCTGCACATGGCCGCCATTCCCACCCACGACCGCGACTTCGTGGCCTCGCTGGCCAAGGGCCTGTCCATCCTCTCGGCCTTCGAGCATGCCGACGTGCTGGGCAACCAGGAACTCGTGGACCTCACCGGCATGCCGAAGGCGACCGTCTCGCGCTTCACCGGCACACTGGAGAAGCTGGGCTACCTGCGCTTCGACGAGAAGCAACGCAAGTACCGCGTGGGCGGCCGGGTGCTCAACCTGGGATCGATCACCATGCAGAAGCACGGCATCCAGCGTGTCTCCGCGCCGTTCATGCAGCAACTGGCCGACGAACTGGATGTGAGCGTGCTGCTCGCCACCCGCGAGCACTCGCGCATGCTGCTGCTGGACATCGTGCGCCCGCCGATCTGCTCCGTCACGATCAACAAGCAAGTGGGCGACCTGCTGGCCATGGAGACGACCTCGCTCGGCCTGGCCTACCTGGTCGCCTCGCCGACCCGGGAGCGCGCGGCCATTCTGAAGGAGCTGCAGCGCGTGTCCTCGGTGGACTGGCCGAGCTACCGCGCCGATGTGGAGCGGGTGCATGCCGAGTACAAGCGCCTGGGGTTCGTGGTGTCACGCCGCGTGCGCGGGGGCGTGCTGAGCGCGGCCGCGGTGCCCATCGTCTCCAGCGGCTCGGAGATCTTCGTGCTGTCCTGCGCGGCACCTTCACAGCAATTGAGCAAGGCACGGCTGGAAAAACGCGTGGGCCCCCGGGTGGCCGAAGCCGCCAAGGCCATCCAGACCGCCTTGCGAACCGGGTGA
- the ehuA gene encoding ectoine/hydroxyectoine ABC transporter ATP-binding protein EhuA — protein sequence MNPVPSSTSAVPMVRFAAVTKRYGALTVLDRLDLDVAAHEKVAIIGPSGSGKTTVLRMLMTLETIDAGVIWIDGEPLTHMPRGQSLVRADATHLRRMRAQVGMVFQQFNLFPHMTALKNCMQAPMTVLKLSADEARERAGELLRMVGLGDKLDHYPAQLSGGQQQRVAIARALAMRPRVMLFDEVTSALDPELCGEVLGVIRELGQAHDLTMLMVTHQMGFAKEFADRVCFFDQGRIAEQGPADAFFENPKQERTKQFLRAVMDAV from the coding sequence ATGAACCCCGTGCCGTCCTCCACTTCCGCCGTGCCCATGGTGCGGTTCGCCGCCGTGACCAAGCGCTACGGCGCGCTCACCGTGCTGGATCGGCTGGACCTGGACGTCGCTGCCCATGAGAAGGTCGCGATCATCGGCCCATCGGGCTCGGGCAAGACCACCGTGTTGCGCATGTTGATGACGCTGGAGACCATCGATGCGGGCGTGATCTGGATCGACGGCGAACCCCTCACCCACATGCCGCGCGGTCAGTCGCTGGTCCGTGCCGACGCCACCCACCTGCGCCGCATGCGCGCCCAGGTGGGCATGGTGTTCCAGCAGTTCAACCTCTTTCCGCACATGACGGCGCTGAAGAACTGCATGCAGGCGCCCATGACCGTGCTCAAGCTGAGCGCCGACGAGGCGCGCGAGCGCGCGGGCGAATTGCTGCGCATGGTGGGGTTGGGCGACAAGCTCGACCACTACCCGGCCCAGCTCTCGGGTGGCCAGCAGCAGCGCGTGGCGATTGCCCGTGCGCTGGCCATGCGACCGCGCGTGATGCTGTTCGACGAAGTCACCTCGGCGCTCGACCCGGAGCTCTGTGGCGAGGTGCTGGGCGTGATCCGCGAACTCGGCCAGGCGCACGATCTGACCATGCTGATGGTCACCCACCAGATGGGCTTTGCCAAGGAGTTCGCCGACCGCGTCTGCTTCTTTGACCAGGGGCGTATTGCCGAACAGGGACCGGCGGACGCGTTCTTCGAGAACCCGAAGCAGGAACGCACGAAGCAATTCCTGCGGGCGGTGATGGATGCGGTGTAA
- a CDS encoding ectoine synthase, translating into MIVKHLDDILNTPADVDTEGWTSRRLIYKDAGMGYSVNDTIIKPGAELEMEYRNHFETVYCIEGAGEITDLGTGQTHPIRVGTLYALNHHDRHVLRANKGTHMRMVCVFNPPLTGREVHDASGAYALAD; encoded by the coding sequence ATGATCGTGAAACACCTCGACGACATCCTCAACACCCCGGCCGACGTGGACACCGAAGGCTGGACCAGCCGACGCCTCATCTACAAGGACGCGGGCATGGGTTACTCGGTCAACGACACCATCATCAAACCCGGCGCCGAGCTGGAGATGGAATACCGCAACCACTTCGAGACGGTGTACTGCATCGAAGGCGCGGGTGAAATCACCGACCTGGGCACCGGCCAGACCCACCCCATCCGCGTCGGCACGCTCTACGCGCTGAACCACCACGACCGCCATGTGCTGCGCGCCAACAAGGGCACGCACATGCGCATGGTGTGCGTGTTCAACCCGCCGTTGACCGGCCGCGAGGTGCACGACGCATCCGGCGCCTACGCGCTGGCCGACTGA
- a CDS encoding serine/threonine protein kinase has translation MTLPADDTARPTHPYSALTPDVVQDALGHIGLWGDGRMSALNSFENRVYQIHLESPLDGVDQVVAKFYRPGRWSDAQIAEEHAFAEELAAAEIPAVPPLRVQGRTLHHFGGFAFAVSPRRGGRRPELDNFEVLEWIGRFLARIHTVGAARPFVARPALDAAAFAHEPRDWLLEHHAIAPEVRSAWAEALEEALALIEAHPVLRSGAAAQNLEDGIQCIRLHGDCHPGNILWTPEGQPGAGPHFVDLDDARTGPAVQDLWMLLSGDRRQQTQQLGALVDGYEQFRPFDRRELALIEPLRTLRLIHYSAWIARRWDDPAFPINFPWFGSRDYWQGQVDMLVEQIEEMQGEPLVA, from the coding sequence ATGACTTTGCCCGCCGACGACACCGCCCGCCCAACCCATCCCTACAGCGCCCTCACCCCGGATGTGGTGCAGGATGCGCTCGGCCACATCGGACTGTGGGGCGACGGGCGCATGAGCGCGCTCAACAGCTTCGAGAACCGCGTCTACCAGATCCACCTCGAATCGCCCCTGGACGGGGTGGACCAGGTGGTGGCCAAGTTCTACCGCCCCGGGCGTTGGAGCGATGCGCAGATCGCCGAAGAACATGCCTTTGCCGAGGAACTCGCCGCCGCGGAAATCCCGGCCGTGCCGCCGTTGCGTGTGCAAGGCCGAACGCTGCACCACTTCGGCGGCTTCGCCTTCGCGGTCAGCCCACGCCGCGGCGGACGCCGCCCTGAGCTGGACAACTTCGAGGTGCTCGAATGGATCGGCCGGTTTCTCGCGCGCATCCACACGGTGGGTGCGGCACGGCCCTTCGTTGCAAGGCCGGCGCTGGATGCGGCGGCCTTCGCGCACGAGCCGCGCGACTGGCTGCTGGAACACCATGCCATCGCGCCCGAGGTGCGCAGCGCCTGGGCCGAGGCGCTCGAAGAAGCCCTGGCGCTGATCGAAGCGCACCCGGTGTTGCGCAGCGGTGCCGCGGCGCAGAACCTGGAAGACGGCATCCAGTGCATCCGCCTGCACGGCGATTGCCACCCGGGCAACATCCTCTGGACACCCGAGGGGCAGCCCGGCGCGGGTCCGCATTTCGTGGACCTGGACGACGCGCGCACCGGCCCGGCCGTGCAGGACCTGTGGATGCTGCTGTCGGGCGATCGCCGCCAGCAGACGCAGCAACTCGGTGCGCTGGTCGACGGCTACGAGCAGTTCCGCCCCTTCGACCGGCGCGAGCTGGCGCTGATCGAGCCGCTGCGCACGCTGCGCCTGATCCACTACAGCGCCTGGATCGCGCGCCGCTGGGACGACCCCGCGTTTCCGATCAACTTCCCCTGGTTCGGCAGCCGCGACTACTGGCAGGGCCAGGTCGACATGCTGGTGGAGCAGATCGAGGAAATGCAGGGCGAGCCGCTCGTGGCGTGA
- the thpD gene encoding ectoine hydroxylase: MSMTGMGAAARPVLAQPREDDRYPSRFGARGQIKKRLDPVVWGTPEQGSLSNSQLMFYEDNGYLNFDQLLTPDEVLTCLEELQRLRASEAVKRADEAVVEPGSRELRSLFAVHQSSAVLKSLCQHPKLVAIARQLLGSEVYIHQSRINYKGGFRGKEFYWHSDFETWHMEDGVPAMRLLSCSIALTANTPYNGPLMIVPGSHQRYVSCVGATPEEHYKASLQQQEVGVPDDASLTRLVQDFGITAPTGLAGSVTFFDCNVMHGSSSNITPLARSNVFVVYNSVHNAPTDPFCGLPPRPNFIAERRDFTPV; encoded by the coding sequence ATGAGCATGACCGGCATGGGCGCGGCCGCCCGACCCGTTCTCGCCCAGCCCCGCGAAGACGACCGCTACCCCTCGCGCTTCGGCGCACGGGGTCAGATCAAGAAGCGGCTCGACCCGGTGGTATGGGGCACGCCCGAACAAGGCAGCCTGAGCAACAGCCAACTGATGTTCTACGAGGACAACGGCTACCTCAACTTCGACCAGCTGCTCACGCCCGACGAGGTGCTGACCTGCCTGGAAGAGCTGCAGCGCCTGCGCGCGAGCGAGGCGGTCAAGCGTGCCGACGAAGCGGTGGTCGAACCGGGCAGCCGCGAGTTGCGCTCGCTGTTTGCCGTGCACCAGAGCAGCGCCGTTCTCAAGTCGCTGTGCCAGCACCCCAAGCTGGTGGCCATCGCGCGCCAGTTGCTCGGCAGCGAGGTGTACATCCACCAGTCGCGCATCAACTACAAGGGCGGGTTTCGCGGCAAGGAGTTCTACTGGCATTCGGACTTCGAGACCTGGCACATGGAAGACGGCGTGCCCGCCATGCGCCTGTTGAGCTGTTCGATCGCGCTCACCGCGAACACACCGTACAACGGACCGCTGATGATCGTGCCGGGTTCGCACCAGCGCTACGTGAGCTGCGTGGGTGCGACACCCGAAGAGCACTACAAGGCCTCGCTCCAGCAACAGGAAGTGGGGGTACCCGACGACGCCAGCCTCACGCGCCTGGTGCAGGACTTCGGTATCACGGCACCGACGGGCCTGGCCGGTTCGGTCACGTTCTTCGACTGCAATGTGATGCACGGTTCGAGCTCGAACATCACCCCGCTGGCGCGCAGCAACGTCTTCGTGGTCTACAACAGCGTGCACAACGCGCCGACCGATCCGTTCTGCGGGCTTCCCCCGCGTCCCAATTTCATTGCCGAGCGGCGGGATTTCACGCCCGTTTGA
- the ehuD gene encoding ectoine/hydroxyectoine ABC transporter permease subunit EhuD, translating into MAPVWDWDYAWEVLPILAEASVVTVKATLLGFALALGVGLVFAIGRMAGPKALRLAVGAVVEFVRSTPLLIQIFFLYYVMPEFGITMDAMLTGVLALGLHYGAYCSEVYRAGLDNVSKGQWEACVALNLSPWTTFKDVILPQAIPPVVPALGNYLVALFKETPLLSVIALMELMQTAKILGSESFQYTEPITLVGLFFLAFSLIAAALIRQLEQHLQRRRKTRS; encoded by the coding sequence ATGGCACCGGTCTGGGACTGGGACTACGCCTGGGAAGTGCTGCCCATCCTGGCCGAGGCCTCGGTGGTCACGGTCAAGGCCACGCTGCTGGGCTTTGCCCTGGCATTGGGGGTGGGCCTTGTGTTCGCCATCGGCCGCATGGCGGGGCCGAAGGCGCTGCGGCTGGCGGTAGGTGCCGTCGTCGAATTCGTGCGGTCCACGCCGCTGCTGATCCAGATCTTCTTTCTGTACTACGTGATGCCGGAGTTCGGCATCACGATGGATGCCATGCTCACGGGCGTGCTCGCGCTCGGCTTGCACTACGGCGCCTACTGTTCCGAGGTGTACCGCGCGGGCCTGGACAACGTCTCCAAGGGCCAATGGGAAGCCTGCGTGGCGCTGAACCTCTCACCCTGGACCACCTTCAAGGACGTGATCCTGCCCCAGGCGATTCCGCCCGTGGTGCCCGCGCTGGGCAACTACCTGGTCGCGCTGTTCAAGGAGACACCCCTGTTGTCCGTGATCGCCTTGATGGAGCTGATGCAGACCGCCAAGATCCTCGGCTCCGAGAGCTTTCAATACACCGAGCCCATCACGCTGGTGGGCTTGTTCTTCCTCGCGTTCAGCCTCATCGCTGCCGCGCTGATCCGCCAACTGGAACAACACCTGCAACGCCGCAGAAAGACCCGGTCATGA
- the ehuC gene encoding ectoine/hydroxyectoine ABC transporter permease subunit EhuC, which translates to MIELLPELLKGLRVTVTVAAGGALLASTVAVLAGLAKLYGPRPVRGLAVVYIETFRGTSALVQLFWLFFVLPHFGITLEPMAVGIVALGLNIGAYGAEVVRGAVQSMPRGQWEACTALNFSRTEALRHVILPQAFVAMIPPWGNLLIELLKATSLVSLITLSDLSFKAQQINQNTLRTLEVFSLVLLLYLGLSMLITLGVRTLEKHAARGLRRGRVA; encoded by the coding sequence ATGATTGAACTGCTGCCCGAACTGCTGAAGGGTCTCCGGGTCACGGTGACCGTGGCGGCCGGTGGCGCGCTGCTGGCCAGCACGGTGGCGGTGCTGGCCGGCCTGGCCAAGCTGTATGGACCGAGGCCCGTGCGCGGGTTGGCGGTGGTGTATATCGAAACCTTTCGCGGCACCTCGGCACTCGTGCAGTTGTTCTGGCTGTTCTTCGTGCTGCCGCATTTCGGCATCACGCTGGAGCCGATGGCGGTGGGTATCGTGGCGCTGGGCCTGAACATCGGCGCCTATGGGGCCGAGGTGGTGCGCGGCGCGGTCCAGTCGATGCCGCGCGGCCAGTGGGAAGCCTGCACGGCGCTGAACTTCAGCCGCACCGAAGCCTTGCGCCACGTCATTCTTCCGCAGGCCTTCGTGGCCATGATTCCGCCCTGGGGCAATCTCTTGATCGAGTTGCTCAAGGCAACGTCGCTGGTGTCGCTCATCACCTTGTCGGACCTGAGCTTCAAGGCGCAGCAGATCAACCAGAACACCCTGCGCACGTTGGAAGTGTTTTCGCTGGTGCTGCTGCTCTACCTGGGGCTCTCCATGTTGATCACGCTGGGCGTGAGGACGCTGGAGAAGCACGCCGCGCGCGGTTTGCGCCGGGGGAGGGTGGCCTGA